In Paenibacillus sp. FSL R7-0345, a single window of DNA contains:
- a CDS encoding carbohydrate ABC transporter permease — protein sequence MSTLRMFRKKPDDLGFLGKLGFYFLLILGALVSVFPFYWMFVVGTNDKGAVFHVPPLLTVGDQFFINFKRVLEKADFFQALGNSLFVSSMVTVSVVFFCTLAGYAFAKYEFPFKNALFVFVIATLIVPQQLGVLPTYVIMAKLHWIDSYKALIVPAMVNAFGIFWMRQYITSAVPTELIEAGRIDGGGHFRIFWNIAVPVITPAMATLGILNFMTVWNDFFWPLVVLKNKEHYTIQIALQQLFTTRDGLDYGMIMSATFTATLPLLIVFLLFSRWVIAGLTSGAIKS from the coding sequence ATGAGTACACTGCGAATGTTTAGAAAAAAACCGGATGATCTCGGATTCCTCGGCAAGCTGGGCTTTTATTTCCTGCTGATTCTCGGGGCGCTGGTCTCTGTATTCCCGTTCTATTGGATGTTTGTGGTCGGCACTAACGATAAAGGGGCCGTATTCCATGTACCGCCGCTTTTGACTGTCGGAGACCAGTTCTTTATCAACTTTAAGCGTGTACTGGAAAAAGCGGATTTCTTCCAGGCGCTCGGCAACTCACTGTTCGTATCCTCGATGGTAACGGTCTCGGTCGTGTTCTTCTGTACACTGGCCGGTTACGCTTTTGCCAAATATGAATTCCCGTTCAAAAACGCGCTGTTTGTGTTCGTTATCGCCACCCTGATCGTTCCGCAGCAGCTGGGCGTATTGCCGACCTATGTCATCATGGCCAAACTGCACTGGATCGACAGCTACAAGGCTCTGATTGTACCAGCGATGGTCAATGCCTTCGGGATTTTCTGGATGAGACAGTATATTACCTCGGCGGTGCCGACCGAGCTGATTGAAGCGGGACGTATTGATGGCGGCGGCCATTTCCGGATTTTCTGGAATATCGCCGTTCCTGTAATTACACCTGCGATGGCCACGCTGGGAATCCTCAATTTCATGACCGTATGGAATGACTTCTTCTGGCCGCTCGTCGTGCTGAAGAACAAGGAGCACTACACCATTCAGATTGCACTGCAGCAGCTCTTTACTACCCGCGACGGTCTTGACTACGGCATGATCATGTCTGCGACCTTTACGGCGACACTGCCGCTGCTGATTGTATTCCTGCTGTTCAGCCGCTGGGTTATCGCCGGTCTGACCTCCGGGGCAATCAAGAGCTAG
- a CDS encoding sensor histidine kinase — protein MKLRRKILFAIILLVFIPVIVMGIVTYVNFSKTMEKKSSSFYWISLLETDRKLKFALSEISSITNSAITQPAIQQSLKQPNFVLTYDRKQEINNLLINHPMITSFSLYGKDRLLYQYNAPMSFADMRKQVWYGAMEGAEGRPVWSGPGENGSEAAGKPVLVQARVIKDYYSLEDIGYLVVYVKPDLLDQIFWEAATLKKGDILLVNKQGNIVFNKSGEHIGQRTEFPFLQADYTQSQDYYIDNYQGEKSLITFLPSHNADWYLAAITPMNLISSESDSIRNLAIILGTVSLLSAFLFDRYFVRRLVRSINSAVNGMKRVKQGIFMPITTPLRSDDESDLLIDGFNRMSSQISELIQQVQTEQGRKKEAEMQALMAQINPHFIYNSLESINSMAVLAGNRDISRMVVSLGKLLRISISQNQELIPLQMELEHVRHYLDIQKFRFEDKFSYKIDMPADLRQVMTQKLIVQPIVENALYHAIEQMEEHGEITISAQQNGKDIIIIVKDNGPGFDLSTMMSLWNTEHSNPKKYADSGVGLRNVHERLNIRFGHPYGIMVCSSPGFGSTICIRIPTIQP, from the coding sequence ATGAAGCTAAGACGCAAAATTCTGTTCGCTATTATACTTCTCGTTTTCATTCCCGTTATTGTAATGGGAATCGTTACGTATGTTAACTTTTCAAAAACCATGGAGAAGAAATCGAGCAGCTTTTACTGGATCTCGTTACTTGAGACCGACCGCAAATTAAAATTCGCACTGAGCGAAATATCATCCATCACTAATTCGGCCATCACGCAGCCTGCCATTCAGCAGTCGCTGAAGCAGCCGAATTTTGTGCTGACTTACGACCGCAAGCAGGAGATCAACAACCTGCTGATCAATCATCCGATGATCACCTCCTTCAGTCTCTACGGGAAGGACCGGCTGCTGTACCAGTACAATGCGCCGATGTCTTTTGCCGATATGCGGAAGCAGGTATGGTATGGCGCAATGGAAGGCGCTGAAGGCAGGCCGGTCTGGTCAGGTCCGGGGGAAAACGGCTCGGAGGCTGCGGGCAAGCCGGTGCTGGTGCAGGCCAGAGTCATTAAGGATTATTACTCCCTTGAGGATATCGGCTATCTGGTTGTGTACGTCAAGCCGGATCTGCTGGACCAGATCTTCTGGGAGGCGGCGACGCTGAAGAAAGGCGACATTCTGCTGGTAAACAAGCAGGGCAATATCGTCTTTAACAAATCCGGGGAGCATATCGGGCAGCGGACGGAGTTTCCTTTTCTGCAGGCAGATTATACCCAAAGCCAGGACTATTACATCGACAATTACCAGGGAGAGAAGTCGCTGATTACTTTCCTGCCTTCACATAATGCAGACTGGTATCTCGCAGCAATCACCCCGATGAATCTGATCTCCTCGGAGTCCGATTCGATCCGCAATCTGGCGATTATTCTGGGAACGGTTTCACTGCTGTCTGCGTTTTTATTCGACCGCTATTTCGTCAGGCGGCTGGTACGCAGCATCAACAGTGCGGTCAACGGGATGAAGCGGGTTAAACAGGGGATCTTTATGCCGATTACTACACCGCTGCGTTCGGATGATGAGAGCGACCTGCTGATCGACGGCTTTAACCGGATGAGCTCGCAGATCAGTGAGCTGATCCAGCAGGTGCAGACCGAGCAGGGGCGCAAGAAGGAAGCGGAAATGCAGGCGCTGATGGCACAGATCAATCCGCATTTTATCTACAACTCTCTGGAATCGATCAACTCGATGGCTGTGCTGGCCGGCAACCGTGATATCAGTAGAATGGTCGTATCCCTCGGCAAGCTGCTGCGGATCAGCATCAGCCAGAACCAGGAGCTGATTCCGCTGCAGATGGAGCTGGAGCATGTGCGGCATTATCTGGATATCCAGAAATTCCGGTTCGAGGATAAATTCAGCTATAAGATTGACATGCCGGCTGATCTCAGGCAGGTGATGACCCAGAAGCTGATTGTCCAGCCGATTGTCGAGAATGCGCTCTATCATGCCATCGAACAGATGGAGGAGCATGGCGAGATCACGATCAGCGCACAGCAAAACGGCAAAGATATCATCATTATTGTAAAGGATAACGGACCGGGCTTTGATCTTTCTACAATGATGAGCCTGTGGAACACGGAACACAGCAATCCCAAAAAATATGCGGACAGCGGAGTCGGCCTGCGGAATGTACATGAGCGCCTGAACATCCGCTTTGGCCATCCTTACGGCATTATGGTCTGTTCCTCCCCGGGATTCGGCTCAACAATCTGTATCCGGATTCCGACCATACAGCCATGA
- a CDS encoding extracellular solute-binding protein: MRWLTKWGWILLYIALMAGAVLFISFGNKEPIEDNSPEKITLTFRHFWLKEHDRPLLAIFEEVVREYQQDHPNVKVNFEGLDQTIHREQKLKSEMVTGTPPDMFVLFGGAEIEPYVRSNRLMDLTGFVQENGLNHQFSDLHLWTFDQHIYGLPIEGNAEPLYYNKTLFKKLGIKPPETVSELDKAILQLKAAGITPFALGNEDRWPAGIFAHYLMDRYAGPELIQKLVAGKDGAAFVNKEYLEAFSHLERWIGEGAFSADSNDTSPENAVRMFSGGEAGMYLNGNWDINLFTGETAPEGFENEVGVLPFPSLIKGAEPSIAGGYTIGIGLSSSLTGAKREAALELMKAFYTKEIQTRIVYEGLRIPSMRIAFDPEKTGPVFAQVMEIMDKDRQSFVPYDNLLSPEVKKTFLSVIEDMIDGGLAAQDALQQLQSASEQYWNLIQSSAVQ, translated from the coding sequence GTGAGATGGTTGACCAAATGGGGCTGGATTCTGCTGTATATTGCACTGATGGCCGGAGCCGTACTGTTTATTTCTTTTGGCAATAAAGAGCCGATTGAAGATAACTCTCCTGAGAAAATAACGCTGACCTTCCGCCATTTCTGGCTGAAGGAGCACGACCGGCCGCTGCTGGCGATCTTTGAGGAGGTCGTCCGGGAATATCAGCAGGACCACCCGAACGTTAAAGTAAACTTTGAGGGACTGGATCAGACGATTCACCGTGAGCAGAAGTTAAAAAGTGAAATGGTCACCGGGACCCCGCCCGATATGTTTGTACTGTTCGGAGGCGCTGAGATTGAGCCTTACGTCAGATCTAACCGTCTGATGGATCTGACCGGTTTTGTACAGGAAAACGGGCTGAACCATCAATTCAGTGACCTGCATCTGTGGACCTTTGACCAGCATATTTACGGGCTGCCGATCGAAGGGAACGCGGAGCCGCTGTATTACAATAAGACGCTGTTCAAGAAGCTGGGCATCAAGCCGCCGGAAACGGTCAGTGAGCTGGATAAGGCCATCCTTCAGCTGAAGGCTGCGGGGATAACCCCGTTTGCGCTTGGTAATGAGGACCGCTGGCCGGCCGGGATTTTTGCCCATTATCTGATGGACCGTTATGCCGGACCGGAGCTGATCCAGAAGCTGGTTGCCGGGAAAGACGGCGCGGCTTTTGTGAATAAGGAATATCTGGAGGCGTTCAGCCATCTGGAGCGATGGATCGGCGAAGGGGCATTCAGTGCAGATTCTAATGATACGTCACCGGAAAATGCGGTCCGTATGTTCAGCGGCGGAGAAGCCGGGATGTATTTGAACGGCAACTGGGATATTAACCTGTTCACAGGCGAGACAGCTCCGGAGGGCTTCGAAAATGAAGTCGGAGTCCTCCCGTTCCCGTCGTTAATTAAAGGGGCAGAGCCCTCCATCGCCGGAGGCTATACGATCGGCATCGGCCTATCGTCCAGTCTGACAGGGGCGAAGCGCGAGGCGGCGCTGGAGCTGATGAAAGCCTTCTATACAAAGGAGATTCAGACACGGATTGTGTATGAGGGATTAAGAATCCCCTCCATGCGGATTGCCTTTGATCCGGAGAAGACCGGTCCGGTATTCGCGCAGGTGATGGAGATTATGGATAAGGACCGCCAGAGCTTCGTGCCTTATGACAATCTGCTGTCGCCGGAAGTGAAAAAAACCTTTCTCAGTGTCATCGAAGACATGATAGACGGCGGGTTGGCGGCGCAGGATGCCCTGCAGCAGCTGCAGTCCGCGTCGGAGCAGTACTGGAATCTTATACAAAGCTCGGCTGTACAATAA